From a region of the Pectobacterium aquaticum genome:
- a CDS encoding Grx4 family monothiol glutaredoxin, with amino-acid sequence MTTPTIEKIQRQIAENPILLYMKGSPKLPSCGFSAQTVQALSACGERFAYVDILQNPDIRAELPKYANWPTFPQLWVDGELVGGCDIVVEMFQRGELQPLIKETADKYKAQQAEQE; translated from the coding sequence ATGACGACACCGACAATTGAAAAAATTCAGCGCCAAATTGCTGAAAACCCGATTCTGCTGTACATGAAAGGCTCCCCGAAATTGCCAAGCTGCGGCTTTTCCGCGCAGACGGTTCAGGCGTTATCTGCCTGTGGCGAACGTTTTGCGTATGTTGATATTTTGCAGAATCCAGACATTCGTGCTGAACTGCCGAAATACGCGAACTGGCCGACATTCCCGCAGCTGTGGGTTGATGGTGAGCTGGTTGGCGGTTGTGATATCGTGGTAGAAATGTTTCAGCGTGGTGAACTGCAACCGCTGATCAAAGAAACGGCAGACAAATATAAAGCGCAGCAGGCCGAGCAAGAGTAA
- the rnt gene encoding ribonuclease T — MADKSDLNALSGRFRGFYPVVIDVETAGFNAKTDALLEVAAVTLKMDQDGWLQPDETLHFHVEPFEGAILEPAALAFNGIDPTNPLRGAVSEYDALHEIFKVVRKGIKDQGCNRAIIVAHNATFDHSFMAAAAERCSLKRNPFHPFATFDTAALSGLVLGQTVLAKACITAGIAFDSSQAHSALYDTNQTALLFCELVNRWKRLGGWPIALEENSREDASGED, encoded by the coding sequence ATGGCTGATAAAAGTGATCTGAACGCCCTGAGCGGCCGTTTTCGTGGATTTTACCCGGTAGTGATTGATGTTGAAACCGCCGGATTTAATGCGAAAACCGATGCCTTGCTGGAAGTTGCGGCGGTAACCTTAAAAATGGATCAAGACGGTTGGTTACAGCCAGATGAAACGCTACATTTTCATGTCGAGCCATTTGAGGGTGCGATTCTGGAACCCGCCGCACTGGCGTTTAACGGTATTGACCCTACCAATCCGCTACGTGGCGCAGTAAGCGAATATGACGCGCTGCATGAAATTTTCAAAGTCGTGCGTAAAGGGATCAAAGATCAAGGCTGCAACCGCGCGATTATCGTGGCGCATAATGCCACGTTCGATCATAGCTTTATGGCTGCAGCAGCCGAGCGCTGTAGCCTGAAACGTAATCCATTCCATCCTTTCGCCACTTTTGATACCGCGGCTCTCAGCGGACTGGTGTTAGGCCAAACGGTTCTTGCTAAAGCTTGTATTACCGCAGGAATAGCGTTTGACTCCAGCCAGGCCCACTCCGCGCTGTATGACACCAACCAGACGGCATTGCTGTTCTGTGAGTTGGTGAACCGCTGGAAACGTCTGGGCGGATGGCCGATCGCACTGGAAGAAAATTCGCGGGAAGACGCATCAGGCGAAGACTGA
- the gloA gene encoding lactoylglutathione lyase, protein MRLLHTMLRVGDLQRSIDFYTQILGMRVLRTSENTEYKYTLAFVGYTEESEGAVIELTYNWGVDSYDLGNAYGHIALGVDDVAATCERIRKAGGNVTREAGPVKGGTTVIAFIEDPDGYKIELIENAHAGNGIGH, encoded by the coding sequence ATGCGCTTACTTCACACCATGCTGCGTGTTGGCGATTTACAACGTTCTATCGATTTCTATACCCAAATCCTGGGCATGCGCGTGCTGCGCACCAGCGAGAATACCGAATACAAATATACGTTGGCTTTCGTCGGTTATACCGAAGAGAGCGAAGGTGCGGTTATCGAATTGACCTACAACTGGGGCGTCGACAGCTATGATTTGGGCAACGCCTATGGTCATATCGCGCTGGGCGTTGACGATGTTGCCGCAACCTGTGAGCGTATCCGCAAAGCAGGTGGCAATGTCACGCGCGAAGCGGGCCCGGTCAAAGGCGGTACGACCGTGATCGCGTTCATCGAAGATCCAGACGGTTATAAAATCGAATTGATCGAGAACGCACACGCCGGTAACGGCATCGGTCACTAA
- a CDS encoding DUF1289 domain-containing protein, giving the protein MPEQLELFVVPNPCRGICQTDEGGYCRGCFRSRNERFSWGQMSDAQKQDVLRLCRQRMKRSQRSEKPDTPAESRQPSLF; this is encoded by the coding sequence GTGCCAGAGCAACTTGAACTCTTTGTTGTCCCTAATCCATGCCGTGGCATTTGTCAGACGGATGAAGGCGGATATTGTCGCGGTTGCTTTCGCAGTCGTAATGAGCGCTTTAGTTGGGGCCAAATGAGTGATGCGCAGAAACAGGATGTGCTGCGTTTGTGTCGGCAGAGAATGAAACGGTCACAGCGTTCAGAGAAACCCGATACACCAGCAGAGTCCCGTCAGCCATCGTTGTTCTAA
- the slyA gene encoding transcriptional regulator SlyA, whose amino-acid sequence MELPLGSDLARLVRVWRALVDHRLKPLELTQTHWVTLHNIYHLPPGQSQIQLAKAIGIEQPSLVRTLDQLEEKGLITRHVCAHDRRAKRIMLTESAEPIIQAVNGVISHTRSEVLFGITPEQVDELALLVSRLEKNILALHENQA is encoded by the coding sequence ATGGAATTGCCATTAGGATCTGATTTAGCCCGTCTGGTGCGCGTATGGCGTGCACTGGTCGATCATCGATTAAAACCACTTGAACTGACTCAAACGCATTGGGTCACGTTGCATAACATATACCATCTACCCCCTGGGCAGTCGCAGATTCAACTCGCCAAAGCGATAGGTATTGAGCAACCCTCATTAGTCCGAACACTGGATCAGCTTGAGGAAAAAGGGTTAATCACTCGCCACGTTTGTGCACACGATCGTCGGGCAAAACGTATTATGCTGACCGAATCAGCAGAGCCAATCATACAGGCAGTCAATGGTGTAATTAGCCATACACGTAGTGAAGTCTTATTTGGAATTACGCCGGAGCAGGTGGATGAATTAGCGCTACTGGTTTCGCGTCTTGAGAAAAATATATTGGCATTACATGAAAATCAAGCGTAG
- a CDS encoding glycine zipper 2TM domain-containing protein has translation MMKRLLVVTLAGITLAGCANTSTLSGDVYSASEAKQVQTVTYGTIVSMRPVQIQAGEDSNVIGALGGAVLGGFLGNTIGGGSGRSLATAAGAVAGGVAGQSATSALNRTQGVELEIRRDDGSTIMVVQKQGDTKFSAGQRVAMASNGRSITVSPR, from the coding sequence ATGATGAAGCGTTTACTTGTGGTTACCCTTGCTGGTATCACGCTGGCTGGTTGTGCTAATACCAGTACGCTTTCAGGTGATGTTTACAGCGCATCCGAAGCTAAACAAGTGCAGACCGTGACCTACGGTACGATTGTTTCTATGCGTCCGGTTCAAATTCAGGCGGGAGAAGATTCTAACGTGATCGGCGCACTGGGCGGTGCGGTGCTGGGTGGTTTCTTGGGCAACACTATCGGCGGTGGTTCTGGTCGTAGCCTGGCGACGGCGGCAGGGGCAGTAGCCGGTGGTGTAGCGGGTCAAAGCGCTACGAGTGCGCTGAACCGCACACAGGGTGTAGAATTGGAAATTCGTCGTGATGACGGCAGTACCATTATGGTGGTACAGAAGCAAGGTGATACGAAATTCAGCGCGGGCCAACGCGTTGCCATGGCCAGCAATGGCCGCAGTATTACCGTCTCCCCACGCTAA
- the anmK gene encoding anhydro-N-acetylmuramic acid kinase yields MRSGRYIGVMSGTSLDGVDVVLAAIDEHTVAQQASYCHPIPQDIKMAILGMCQGQAITLSALGQLDTRLGILFAEAVLTLLKETELSAEDITAIGCHGQTVWHEPTGDAPCTLQIGDNNRVAALTGITTVGDFRRRDLAYGGQGAPLVPSFHHALLLHPVERRIVLNIGGIANLSLLVPGAPVRGYDTGPGNMLLDAWIWRHCAQPYDKDAVWAMSGQVNPLLLRRMLTDPYFALRAPKSTGREYFNLGWLERMLAGLSPIAPQDVQATLVELTAMSIAEQVLLVGGCERLLVCGGGARNPLIMARLSALLPGIEVSTTDECGVSGDDMEALAFAWLASRTLSGLPGNLPSVTGASQETVLGAIYPVNAD; encoded by the coding sequence ATGAGATCAGGCAGATATATTGGCGTAATGTCCGGCACCAGCCTTGATGGTGTGGATGTTGTGCTAGCCGCGATTGATGAACATACGGTTGCTCAGCAGGCCAGCTACTGTCACCCGATACCGCAGGACATCAAAATGGCCATTCTGGGGATGTGTCAGGGGCAGGCGATAACGCTGTCGGCGCTGGGGCAGTTGGATACGCGTCTGGGCATCTTGTTTGCCGAAGCCGTGCTGACGCTGCTTAAAGAGACGGAACTGAGTGCGGAGGACATCACCGCGATTGGCTGCCACGGGCAGACGGTCTGGCATGAACCCACGGGCGATGCGCCTTGCACGTTGCAGATCGGCGATAATAATCGTGTTGCCGCCTTGACTGGCATCACGACCGTGGGGGATTTTCGCCGCCGCGATTTGGCTTATGGCGGGCAGGGCGCTCCGCTGGTGCCATCGTTCCACCATGCGTTGCTGTTGCATCCTGTCGAACGACGTATCGTACTCAACATTGGTGGCATCGCCAATCTGTCGCTGTTGGTGCCGGGGGCGCCCGTGCGTGGCTACGACACCGGTCCCGGGAATATGCTGTTGGATGCCTGGATCTGGCGGCACTGCGCGCAGCCGTATGATAAAGACGCCGTGTGGGCGATGAGCGGTCAGGTAAATCCGCTATTGCTACGCCGCATGTTGACCGACCCTTATTTTGCGTTGCGAGCGCCTAAAAGCACTGGCCGTGAGTATTTCAATCTGGGCTGGCTGGAAAGAATGCTGGCTGGCCTGTCGCCGATAGCGCCGCAGGATGTTCAGGCTACGCTGGTTGAGTTAACGGCTATGAGCATCGCTGAACAGGTGCTGTTGGTCGGTGGATGTGAACGCTTACTGGTTTGCGGCGGTGGCGCACGTAATCCGCTCATTATGGCGCGTCTCTCGGCGCTGCTGCCGGGCATTGAAGTCAGCACGACGGATGAATGTGGCGTGAGCGGCGATGATATGGAAGCGCTGGCATTTGCCTGGCTGGCGTCCCGCACGCTATCAGGGTTGCCGGGCAATCTGCCGTCTGTCACGGGAGCGAGTCAGGAAACGGTGTTAGGCGCGATTTATCCAGTCAATGCGGATTAA
- a CDS encoding MliC family protein, with the protein MKRLLTGTVLILLSGCSYFGHKQTVETLHYQCGTMPLTVTLQQGGEAAPQVSFLLDGERLTLPQVVSASGVRYSNDTYTFWSKGDRAFIQRGERVIIDDCVLAPR; encoded by the coding sequence ATGAAACGATTGCTGACAGGGACAGTGCTGATTCTGCTGAGTGGATGCAGTTATTTTGGTCATAAACAGACGGTGGAAACGCTGCATTATCAATGTGGGACAATGCCGCTAACCGTGACGTTACAGCAGGGCGGTGAAGCGGCTCCGCAGGTGAGTTTCTTGCTGGATGGCGAACGTCTCACGCTACCTCAAGTGGTGTCCGCGTCTGGCGTCAGATACAGCAATGACACCTACACCTTCTGGAGCAAAGGCGATCGTGCATTTATCCAACGGGGTGAACGGGTTATCATAGACGACTGTGTGTTGGCACCGAGGTAA
- the pdxH gene encoding pyridoxamine 5'-phosphate oxidase, which produces MTQERSPSDGTPLIQPADIADIRREYTRGGLRRSDLPANPLDLFERWLKQACDAKLADPTAMSVATVDEHGQPYQRIVLLKHYDEKGMVFYTNMGSRKAHHLENNPRISLLFPWHMLERQVMVLGRVEKLPALEVLKYFHSRPKDSQIGAWVSKQSSRISARGVLESKFLELKQKFQNGEVPLPSFWGGFRVVIDSVEFWQGGEHRLHDRFFYQRQDEGWQIDRLAP; this is translated from the coding sequence ATGACTCAGGAACGCTCCCCTTCTGACGGTACGCCTCTTATTCAACCCGCCGATATTGCTGATATCCGCCGTGAATACACGCGTGGAGGACTTCGCCGTAGCGATCTTCCCGCGAACCCGCTGGATTTATTTGAACGCTGGCTAAAGCAGGCCTGCGACGCAAAACTGGCCGATCCTACCGCGATGTCCGTTGCGACCGTGGATGAGCACGGGCAGCCTTACCAGCGTATCGTTCTGCTGAAACACTATGATGAGAAAGGCATGGTGTTTTATACCAATATGGGCAGCCGCAAAGCCCATCATCTGGAAAACAATCCACGTATCAGCCTGCTGTTCCCTTGGCATATGCTAGAGCGGCAGGTCATGGTGCTGGGACGCGTAGAGAAGCTGCCGGCGCTTGAGGTGCTGAAATATTTCCACAGCCGCCCGAAAGACAGCCAGATTGGCGCGTGGGTATCCAAGCAATCCAGCCGGATTTCAGCGCGTGGCGTGCTGGAAAGCAAATTTTTGGAATTGAAGCAAAAATTCCAGAATGGCGAGGTGCCTTTGCCGAGCTTCTGGGGTGGCTTCCGCGTTGTTATCGATTCTGTCGAGTTTTGGCAGGGCGGTGAACACCGTCTGCATGACCGATTTTTCTACCAGCGGCAGGACGAGGGCTGGCAGATCGATCGTTTAGCGCCCTAA
- the tyrS gene encoding tyrosine--tRNA ligase, with product MASSNLIKQLQERGLIAQVTDEEALAERLAQGPIALYCGFDPTADSLHLGHLVPLLCLKRFQLSGHKPVALVGGATGLIGDPSFKATERKLNTAETVGEWVEKIRRQVSPFLDFDCGKNSAIAANNYDWFGSMNVLDFLRDIGKHFSVNQMISKEAVKQRLNRDDVGISFTEFSYNLLQGYDFASLNKQHDVELQIGGSDQWGNITSGIDLTRRMNQKQVYGLTVPLITKSDGTKFGKTEGGAIWLDASKTSPYKFYQFWINTADADVYRFLKFFTFMSLEDIDALEEEDKNSGKAPRAQYVLAEEVTRMVHGEAGLEAARRITQSLFSGALQHMTQDDFAQLAQDGMPIIELENGADLQQALVSAELVPSRGQARTMIASNAVTINGEKQADPEYTFSDSDRLFDRYTLLRRGKKHYCLICWKA from the coding sequence ATGGCGAGTAGTAACCTGATTAAACAATTGCAAGAGCGGGGCTTGATTGCCCAGGTGACGGATGAGGAAGCGTTAGCAGAGCGGCTGGCGCAAGGGCCAATTGCACTGTATTGCGGCTTTGATCCCACCGCCGACAGCTTGCATTTGGGGCATCTGGTGCCGCTGCTCTGCCTGAAACGCTTCCAACTGTCCGGCCACAAGCCGGTGGCGCTGGTTGGCGGTGCCACGGGGCTGATCGGTGACCCAAGCTTTAAAGCCACAGAACGTAAGCTAAACACGGCTGAAACCGTGGGTGAGTGGGTAGAGAAGATTCGTCGTCAGGTTTCCCCATTCCTGGATTTTGATTGCGGCAAAAACAGCGCTATTGCGGCTAATAATTACGATTGGTTCGGCAGTATGAACGTGCTGGATTTTCTGCGTGATATCGGCAAGCACTTCTCCGTTAATCAGATGATTAGCAAAGAAGCCGTCAAACAGCGTTTAAACCGTGATGACGTCGGCATTTCGTTCACCGAGTTTTCTTACAACCTGTTGCAGGGATACGACTTTGCCTCGCTGAACAAGCAGCATGATGTCGAGCTGCAAATCGGTGGTTCTGACCAGTGGGGCAACATCACATCCGGTATCGACTTGACGCGCCGCATGAATCAGAAACAGGTTTACGGTTTGACTGTGCCGTTGATCACCAAGTCAGATGGGACGAAATTCGGTAAAACGGAAGGCGGCGCGATCTGGTTAGATGCCAGCAAGACCAGCCCTTACAAATTCTACCAATTCTGGATCAACACGGCAGATGCTGATGTGTATCGCTTCCTGAAATTCTTCACGTTCATGAGCCTCGAAGACATCGATGCGCTGGAAGAAGAAGACAAAAACAGCGGCAAGGCTCCACGCGCGCAGTACGTGCTGGCGGAAGAAGTGACCCGTATGGTTCACGGTGAAGCCGGTCTGGAAGCGGCTCGTCGTATTACACAAAGCCTGTTCTCTGGCGCATTGCAGCATATGACGCAGGACGACTTTGCGCAGTTGGCGCAAGATGGTATGCCGATTATCGAACTGGAAAACGGTGCGGATTTGCAACAGGCGTTGGTCAGCGCTGAGCTCGTGCCGTCACGCGGTCAGGCTCGTACGATGATCGCTTCGAATGCGGTAACCATTAACGGCGAAAAACAGGCCGATCCTGAATATACCTTCAGCGATTCCGACCGCCTGTTTGATCGCTACACCTTGCTGCGTCGCGGCAAAAAGCACTACTGCCTGATCTGCTGGAAAGCATAA